The Lutibacter profundi genome includes a region encoding these proteins:
- a CDS encoding CNNM domain-containing protein, protein MTLLLVYASLSIFFSFLCSILEAVLLSVTPTFITIKKQEGKKFAETLEHLKNDVDKPLIAILTVNTIAHTVGAIMVGVQAETLDYKVSILGINIVGIVSTIMTILILVASEIIPKTIGATYWQQLANITSKALVLLIFPLKWTGILWILQLTTKLINGKKIHGSVLSRADFKAMTDIAQEQGVFEESESAIIKNLLIFKEVQVKDIMTPRTVMITASEDQTIKSFYNNHPKLQFSRIPIFKTNPDNITGFILKGEVLEEIIKGNSAKKLENLKREILITNRNLPIPDLFEKFIEKREHIALVVDEYGTTSGLVTMEDVIETLLGLEIMDESDNIADLQHLARENWKIRATKLGIIEEKKLKKK, encoded by the coding sequence ATGACATTACTTTTAGTATACGCTTCACTTTCTATTTTTTTTTCATTTTTATGCTCCATACTTGAAGCTGTTTTATTAAGTGTAACGCCAACATTTATTACTATAAAAAAGCAGGAAGGGAAAAAATTTGCTGAAACTCTTGAACACTTAAAAAATGATGTTGACAAGCCTTTAATTGCTATATTAACAGTAAATACAATTGCACATACTGTAGGAGCTATTATGGTAGGTGTTCAAGCTGAAACACTGGACTATAAAGTATCTATACTTGGTATAAATATTGTAGGAATTGTTTCTACTATAATGACCATACTAATTTTAGTAGCCTCAGAAATAATCCCTAAAACAATTGGAGCTACCTATTGGCAGCAATTAGCCAACATTACTTCCAAAGCATTGGTTTTATTAATATTTCCTTTAAAATGGACAGGTATTTTATGGATTTTACAATTAACTACTAAATTAATTAACGGAAAAAAAATTCATGGATCTGTTTTAAGTAGAGCTGATTTTAAAGCAATGACTGATATTGCTCAAGAGCAAGGTGTTTTTGAAGAGAGTGAAAGTGCTATTATTAAAAATTTACTCATATTTAAAGAGGTTCAAGTAAAAGATATTATGACTCCTAGAACTGTAATGATAACAGCTTCAGAAGATCAAACAATTAAATCTTTTTATAACAATCATCCTAAACTTCAATTTTCAAGAATTCCTATTTTTAAAACAAACCCTGATAATATTACTGGTTTTATTCTAAAAGGAGAAGTTTTAGAAGAAATTATTAAAGGAAATAGTGCCAAAAAATTAGAAAACTTAAAACGTGAAATTTTAATAACTAATAGAAATTTACCTATCCCTGATTTGTTTGAAAAATTTATTGAGAAACGGGAACATATAGCCTTGGTAGTTGATGAATACGGTACTACAAGTGGCTTGGTAACTATGGAAGATGTGATTGAGACATTACTTGGGCTAGAAATTATGGACGAAAGTGATAATATAGCAGATTTACAACATTTAGCTCGTGAAAACTGGAAAATAAGAGCAACCAAACTTGGAATTATTGAAGAAAAAAAACTGAAAAAAAAATAG
- the hflX gene encoding GTPase HflX encodes MIEEKKVTSEKIVLIGVVTQHQDEEQSNEYLNELEFLTLTAGGVAVKRFTQKLEIPNPKTFIGTGKLDEVKQYMEANNIETAIFDDELSASQLRNIEKVLDCKVLDRTSLILDIFARRAQTSYARTQVELAQCQYLLPRLTRLWTHLERQKGGIGLRGPGETEIETDRRIIRDKITLLKKKLKVIDKQMAVQRKNRGKMVRVALVGYTNVGKSTLMNVVSKSDVFAENKLFATLDTTVRKVVIKNIPFLLTDTVGFIRKLPTQLVESFKSTLDEVREADLLLHIVDISHPNFEEHIASVNKILDEIKSANKPTIMVFNKIDVYQHETIDSDDLVTKKTKEHYTLAEWEKTWMNKLDNNCLFISALNKENLENFKEKVFKEVKKIHITRFPYNDFLYEEYKEID; translated from the coding sequence ATGATTGAAGAAAAAAAAGTTACATCTGAAAAAATTGTTTTGATTGGAGTTGTAACTCAACATCAAGATGAGGAACAATCAAATGAATATTTAAATGAATTGGAATTTTTAACGTTAACAGCGGGAGGAGTTGCCGTTAAACGTTTTACTCAAAAACTAGAAATACCTAATCCAAAAACATTTATTGGTACGGGTAAATTAGATGAGGTAAAACAATATATGGAAGCTAATAATATTGAAACTGCCATATTTGATGATGAACTTTCGGCTTCTCAATTAAGAAATATAGAAAAAGTATTGGATTGTAAAGTGTTAGATAGAACCAGTTTAATTCTTGATATTTTTGCCCGAAGGGCACAAACAAGTTATGCACGCACCCAAGTTGAATTAGCTCAATGTCAATATTTATTGCCAAGATTAACACGACTTTGGACGCACTTAGAACGTCAAAAAGGAGGTATTGGTTTACGTGGACCTGGCGAAACTGAAATTGAGACGGATAGACGAATTATTAGAGATAAAATAACCTTATTAAAAAAGAAGTTAAAAGTTATAGATAAGCAAATGGCTGTGCAACGTAAAAACCGTGGTAAAATGGTTAGGGTTGCTTTAGTTGGCTACACAAATGTTGGTAAATCTACGTTAATGAATGTTGTGAGTAAAAGTGATGTTTTTGCCGAAAATAAATTATTTGCTACTCTTGATACAACAGTTAGAAAAGTTGTGATAAAAAATATTCCATTTTTATTAACAGACACGGTTGGGTTTATCAGAAAATTACCCACACAACTTGTGGAGTCTTTTAAATCTACTTTAGATGAGGTTAGAGAAGCAGATTTACTATTGCACATTGTTGATATTTCACATCCAAATTTTGAAGAGCATATTGCTTCGGTAAATAAAATATTAGACGAAATTAAAAGTGCAAATAAGCCAACTATTATGGTTTTTAATAAAATTGACGTCTACCAACACGAAACAATTGACAGTGATGATTTAGTTACTAAAAAAACGAAAGAACATTATACGCTAGCTGAATGGGAAAAAACTTGGATGAATAAACTAGATAATAATTGTTTATTTATTTCTGCGTTGAATAAAGAAAATTTAGAAAATTTTAAAGAAAAAGTTTTTAAAGAAGTAAAGAAAATTCATATTACACGTTTTCCATATAATGATTTTTTATATGAAGAGTATAAAGAAATAGATTAG
- a CDS encoding endonuclease/exonuclease/phosphatase family protein: protein MFSYFKSTGRIKQAYTIAFYNLENLFDTKDNPTTLDDDFTPKGRKNWNYKRYKNKIRKLGNVIAQLGTNKSFYAPAIVGVVEVENQKVLEDLVASKNLKNHQYGIVHYDSPDERGIDVALLYKKEFFELLHSETFPLYLEDEQGNRDYTRDILLVKGNLNGELIYVLVNHWPSRRSGEDLTEEKRIKAAQLATQITAGIISKNANAKIIIMGDFNDNPSNISVKKHLVNNTFYNPMERLINTGNRTLNYKKTWLLFDQIIFSKNFFNNEKEKHSFKYAAVFDRYFLKEWKGKYKGNPFRTYIGKWYQGGFSDHFPVYVYLKKN from the coding sequence ATGTTTTCATATTTTAAATCTACAGGGAGAATAAAACAAGCATACACCATTGCTTTTTACAATCTTGAAAATTTATTTGACACCAAAGATAACCCTACAACTTTAGATGATGATTTTACGCCTAAAGGACGAAAAAATTGGAATTATAAACGCTATAAAAATAAAATTAGGAAACTAGGAAATGTTATTGCCCAACTTGGAACTAATAAATCTTTTTATGCACCAGCCATTGTTGGTGTTGTTGAAGTTGAAAACCAAAAAGTATTGGAAGATTTAGTTGCCTCTAAAAACTTAAAAAATCATCAATATGGAATTGTACATTATGATTCTCCTGATGAACGAGGTATTGATGTTGCCTTACTTTACAAAAAGGAATTTTTTGAATTATTACACTCTGAAACTTTTCCATTATACCTTGAAGACGAGCAAGGCAATAGAGATTACACAAGAGATATTTTACTTGTAAAAGGGAATTTAAATGGAGAACTAATTTATGTTCTTGTAAATCACTGGCCTTCACGCAGAAGCGGAGAAGATTTAACCGAAGAAAAAAGGATAAAAGCTGCCCAATTAGCTACTCAGATAACAGCAGGTATAATTTCTAAAAACGCAAATGCTAAAATTATAATTATGGGCGATTTTAACGATAACCCATCTAATATAAGTGTAAAAAAACACCTTGTAAATAACACTTTTTACAATCCAATGGAGCGGTTAATTAATACTGGAAATAGGACTTTAAATTATAAAAAAACATGGCTTTTGTTTGATCAAATTATCTTTTCTAAAAACTTTTTTAATAATGAAAAAGAAAAACATTCTTTTAAATATGCCGCGGTTTTTGATAGGTATTTTTTAAAAGAATGGAAAGGAAAATATAAAGGAAACCCTTTTAGAACTTATATTGGGAAATGGTATCAAGGTGGGTTTAGTGATCACTTTCCCGTATATGTGTATTTAAAAAAGAATTAA
- a CDS encoding S9 family peptidase, with product MQKLIVRFIFLFTTLGLFAQDVMTPEILIQLNKVHGKGITKDGNNLIYSVSKYNIETNSKLTKTYIVPISGGEAQIISDFESLLTDKSISPNGNYKITTSEIKLKKITGQDYYPELKNSNVKIIQSLNYRHWDTWEDGAFSHVMYTSTKNKGELIDIMEGEPFDCPQKPFGGSEDYTWGPDSENILYVTKKLSGTSYATSTNTDIYKYNLTTKKTINLTAENKGYDTNPAFSSKGQLAWLQMKRDEYESDKNDIVVKINGETINLTANWDGTVNSFKWQTEGSKIYFVAPVLGTVQLFEIKVPSSKKNIESPKQITNGQFDVSGIVGQSKNTMVVSRRDMNHASELYTVNLSTGKMKQLTHENDAIYNSIKLGKVTKRMVKTTDGKHMLSWVIYPPNFDSSKKYPTLLYCQGGPQGALSQFYSFRWNFQLMAANGYIIIAPNRRGMPGYGVEWNEQISKDYGGQNMEDYLAAIDDISKEPYVDTNRLGAVGASYGGYSVFYLAAIHEGRFKTFISHDGIFDWRSMYGTTEELFFVNWDLGGAYWDKNNAVAQKSYTEFNPAEKVEKWNTPIMIIQGGIDYRVPIGQGLAAFQAAQLQGIKSKLLFFPNENHWVLNGQNSLIWQREFYKWLKETL from the coding sequence ATGCAAAAATTAATAGTTCGTTTTATATTCCTATTTACAACTTTAGGGTTATTTGCTCAAGATGTAATGACTCCTGAAATATTAATTCAATTAAACAAAGTTCATGGAAAGGGTATTACCAAAGATGGTAACAATTTAATTTACAGTGTTTCAAAATATAATATTGAAACAAATAGCAAATTAACAAAAACGTATATTGTTCCAATTTCTGGTGGAGAAGCTCAAATAATTAGTGATTTTGAATCTTTACTAACAGACAAAAGTATTTCTCCAAATGGAAATTATAAAATAACAACTTCAGAGATAAAATTAAAAAAAATTACAGGACAAGATTATTACCCTGAATTAAAAAATTCTAACGTAAAAATAATTCAATCTTTAAATTATAGACATTGGGATACTTGGGAAGATGGTGCTTTTAGCCATGTTATGTATACATCTACTAAAAACAAAGGTGAGCTTATTGATATCATGGAAGGAGAACCTTTTGATTGCCCACAAAAACCCTTTGGTGGTTCAGAAGATTATACTTGGGGTCCTGATAGTGAAAACATACTATACGTAACAAAAAAATTAAGCGGAACTTCTTATGCAACAAGTACAAATACGGATATTTATAAGTATAATTTAACTACTAAAAAAACAATAAATTTAACTGCTGAAAACAAAGGGTACGATACGAATCCTGCTTTTTCTTCAAAAGGGCAATTGGCTTGGTTACAAATGAAACGTGACGAATATGAGTCTGACAAAAATGATATTGTTGTTAAAATAAATGGCGAAACCATAAACCTAACAGCGAATTGGGATGGTACAGTTAATAGTTTTAAATGGCAAACTGAAGGAAGTAAAATTTATTTTGTAGCTCCTGTTTTAGGTACTGTTCAATTATTTGAAATTAAAGTTCCTTCTTCTAAAAAAAATATTGAAAGTCCGAAACAAATTACAAATGGTCAATTTGATGTGAGTGGAATAGTAGGGCAATCAAAAAACACAATGGTTGTTAGTAGAAGAGATATGAATCACGCATCTGAGTTATACACTGTAAATTTATCAACTGGTAAAATGAAGCAATTAACCCATGAAAATGATGCTATTTATAACAGTATTAAGTTAGGAAAAGTAACCAAAAGAATGGTTAAAACAACCGATGGTAAACACATGCTTTCTTGGGTTATTTATCCTCCAAACTTTGATTCATCAAAAAAATATCCAACTTTATTATACTGCCAAGGTGGGCCACAAGGAGCTTTAAGTCAGTTTTATTCTTTTAGATGGAATTTCCAATTAATGGCTGCTAATGGCTATATTATTATTGCTCCAAACAGAAGAGGAATGCCAGGTTATGGCGTTGAATGGAATGAACAAATTAGCAAAGATTATGGCGGACAAAATATGGAAGATTATTTAGCTGCCATTGATGATATTTCAAAAGAACCGTACGTTGATACCAATCGTTTAGGAGCGGTAGGAGCCAGCTATGGTGGTTATTCTGTATTTTATTTAGCAGCTATTCACGAGGGGAGATTTAAAACTTTTATTTCACATGATGGTATTTTTGACTGGAGAAGCATGTATGGCACAACAGAAGAATTATTTTTTGTGAATTGGGATTTAGGAGGTGCTTATTGGGATAAAAATAATGCTGTTGCACAAAAATCATATACGGAGTTTAACCCAGCTGAAAAGGTTGAAAAATGGAATACCCCAATTATGATAATTCAAGGTGGAATAGATTACAGAGTTCCTATTGGTCAAGGGTTAGCTGCTTTTCAAGCCGCGCAACTACAAGGTATTAAAAGTAAATTACTGTTTTTTCCAAATGAAAATCATTGGGTTTTAAACGGCCAAAATAGCTTAATTTGGCAACGAGAATTTTATAAATGGTTAAAAGAAACCTTATAG
- a CDS encoding DUF5689 domain-containing protein, producing the protein MKIYKNQQKIIGLLLLVNLFTNCVKDQNFLTPTISCNEPNITVTNTLQQVKDMYTYGNAIVIDTDVVIEGYVVSSDKSGNIYKTLSIQDKPENPTSAIKIAIDETNLYTKYDIGRKIYIKLKGLAVGYTFGSIQIGQAVGGELARISSFKVKNHIFRSCEVAEIIPKKVTISALSKNMLEMLIEIENVQFKSNDLGLSYANIENTETVNRMLESFNSNCNLVGEVPIRNSGFSSFKNKLLPEGRGSIVAVLGNFYDDFQLYLRDEEDVNFIEQRCAYSNVFTPNITLSEIKELYQGTTVEFGINNNYIIEGYVVSSDENRNFKEKLVIQDAIENPTTGIQILIESDAIFEQYNIGDKVFVKLDKLYMSKNNGVLTVGYPSGNKITKIDAEEIGSFIYNSGENFEITPKEILISEALSSSHENTLVTILDVQLVESELGKAFTYFTGNNNGTRTLETCGEIIKLSVFTNGDAIFAHELFPEGHGKITGILSNNLEIRALNDVQFNEDFEVCPIIIPKIIITEVADPKNSVSSRFVELYNAGDSEINLTGWKLNKYVNGSTTISGSPVELGDITIQAGGFIIIANTGYEAIFNDISDIESSYISGNGDDVYELVDNTENTIDIFGVIGEDGNGTNWEYLDGRAIRNIEITEPNTAFTVSEWVIYSKASNGLISNPNTPQNAPINFNPRER; encoded by the coding sequence ATGAAAATTTATAAAAACCAACAAAAAATAATAGGGCTATTACTGTTAGTTAACCTATTTACGAATTGTGTAAAAGATCAAAATTTTTTAACACCCACAATTAGTTGTAATGAACCAAATATTACTGTCACCAATACACTTCAGCAAGTAAAAGACATGTATACTTATGGTAATGCAATAGTTATTGATACGGATGTTGTTATTGAAGGGTATGTGGTTTCTAGTGATAAATCTGGAAATATTTACAAAACACTATCAATACAAGACAAGCCAGAAAATCCAACTTCAGCAATTAAAATTGCTATTGATGAAACAAATTTATACACCAAATACGATATAGGGCGTAAAATTTATATTAAATTAAAAGGATTGGCAGTAGGATACACTTTTGGAAGTATCCAAATTGGACAAGCTGTTGGTGGTGAATTGGCTCGTATTTCATCATTTAAAGTAAAAAATCATATTTTTCGTTCGTGTGAAGTTGCTGAAATAATTCCAAAAAAAGTGACTATCTCAGCATTGAGTAAAAATATGCTAGAAATGCTAATTGAAATTGAAAATGTACAATTTAAATCTAATGATTTAGGATTGTCTTATGCTAACATTGAAAACACTGAAACTGTAAACAGAATGTTAGAAAGTTTTAATAGTAATTGTAATTTGGTTGGTGAGGTACCCATTAGAAATAGTGGTTTCTCTAGCTTTAAAAATAAATTATTACCAGAAGGAAGAGGTAGTATAGTAGCTGTTTTAGGTAATTTTTATGATGATTTTCAACTGTATTTAAGAGATGAAGAAGATGTGAATTTTATAGAGCAACGGTGTGCTTATTCCAATGTATTTACACCCAATATTACTCTTTCAGAAATTAAAGAATTATACCAAGGAACTACAGTTGAATTTGGTATAAACAATAATTATATAATAGAAGGGTATGTTGTTTCAAGTGATGAAAATCGCAATTTTAAGGAAAAATTAGTAATACAAGACGCTATTGAAAATCCAACTACAGGAATACAAATTTTGATTGAAAGTGACGCTATTTTTGAACAATATAATATTGGCGACAAAGTTTTTGTAAAATTAGATAAACTATATATGTCAAAAAATAATGGAGTTTTAACAGTAGGCTATCCAAGTGGAAACAAAATCACAAAAATTGATGCTGAAGAAATAGGTAGTTTTATATACAATAGTGGAGAAAATTTTGAGATAACTCCAAAAGAAATTTTAATATCAGAAGCGTTAAGCTCTAGTCATGAAAATACATTAGTAACTATATTAGATGTTCAATTAGTTGAAAGTGAATTGGGAAAAGCATTTACGTATTTTACAGGAAATAATAATGGTACAAGAACACTTGAAACTTGTGGAGAAATTATAAAACTTTCTGTTTTTACTAATGGAGATGCAATTTTCGCCCATGAGTTGTTTCCAGAAGGGCATGGCAAAATAACAGGAATTTTAAGTAATAATTTAGAAATAAGAGCTTTGAATGACGTTCAGTTTAATGAAGATTTTGAAGTTTGCCCAATAATTATTCCTAAAATAATAATTACTGAAGTTGCCGACCCAAAAAATAGTGTTTCATCACGTTTTGTTGAATTGTACAATGCAGGAGATTCAGAAATAAACCTAACAGGTTGGAAATTGAATAAATATGTAAATGGTTCAACAACAATTTCTGGTTCTCCAGTTGAATTAGGTGATATTACCATTCAAGCTGGTGGATTTATAATTATTGCAAATACAGGTTATGAAGCTATTTTTAATGATATTTCAGATATAGAATCATCATATATTTCAGGCAATGGTGATGATGTATATGAATTGGTTGATAATACAGAAAACACAATAGATATTTTTGGTGTTATTGGTGAAGATGGCAATGGTACTAATTGGGAATATTTAGATGGCAGAGCTATTAGAAATATAGAAATAACAGAACCAAATACAGCATTTACAGTAAGTGAGTGGGTTATTTATTCAAAAGCTTCTAATGGTCTAATTTCAAACCCAAATACACCTCAAAACGCACCAATAAATTTTAACCCTAGAGAAAGATAG
- a CDS encoding TonB-dependent receptor produces MKIIVITTIVWLCCTINVTSQTVITLKGKVIEATSERPLKGVMVKIKGTPFFTETKSEGEFSIENLPKGNMVLQFIFKGFETQNTPINVNAFEDEIYNLGVIFLYKEIFEPQETATISLSDDDLLDDGERSSEYIAGLFQSSKDNYLKAAAYNFSQAWFKVRGYDSSYGTILINGIEMNKLYDGRPQWSNWGGLNDAFRNQEFTNGIAPSSITFGGILGTTNFSTRASDYQKVSKISLSSTNKSYTGRLMATYATGLNKNNWAFVVSTSRRIANEGYFEGTSYNAWATFLAVEKKLNSKHSLNLTVFVAPNRRGKSSPNTQEVYDLKGYRYNSYWGNQQGDSRNSRIKEIVEPVLMLSYYYTTKKSSLKTTLAYQFGHIGNSRLGYFNAPNPDPTYWKKLPSSFLRYSDNLDFENAYLAEQEILNNGQLNWNEMYEINTINSNSLYYLYEDSLDDSQVTFNTTYNAVLTNNLNLNIGVTYKNLNSSNYANMLDLLGGNTFVDLDQYAEGDAQQNDLNNPNKRVGVNEKFQYNYKIKASIASFFSQIQITKRKLDYFLGVNVKSTNYQRDGLYQNGTYSNNSFGKSNKQFFFDFSAKGGITYKFTGRHLLTLNGAYISNAPTIKTTFSNARVNNNIVPNLFSEKIVTGDISYVLRLPKIQTRVTAYYTKFNNTIETSFFFAEGLLGNQADFVNEIITGVDKKNIGAELSFEYQVTPEIKLLLAGSLGQYTYDNNPQLYIQSESFIGEDSDFGISYLKNYRISGTPQRAYSLGFEYRDPNFWWFQANANLLSNNYLDISPLLRTNNFFTDSDGIPFVDEETGVQVTQEQVNSLLNQEKFDAAFLVNIVGGKSWLVNHNYVGFFLSVNNVLGKLFKTGGFEQSRNANYPELKQDKQLDKPIFGPKYWYGNNTSYYLNLYMRF; encoded by the coding sequence ATGAAAATAATAGTTATTACTACTATTGTATGGCTGTGCTGTACAATAAATGTAACTTCACAAACAGTAATTACACTTAAAGGAAAGGTTATTGAGGCCACTTCAGAAAGACCTTTAAAAGGGGTAATGGTTAAAATTAAAGGTACTCCATTTTTTACAGAAACTAAATCTGAAGGAGAATTTAGTATTGAGAATCTTCCGAAAGGAAATATGGTTTTACAATTTATTTTTAAAGGTTTTGAAACACAAAATACACCAATTAATGTTAATGCTTTTGAAGATGAAATTTATAACCTAGGTGTTATTTTTTTGTATAAAGAAATTTTTGAACCTCAGGAAACAGCTACTATTTCTTTATCGGATGATGATTTGCTAGATGATGGAGAGCGTAGTTCAGAATATATAGCCGGTTTATTTCAGTCTTCTAAAGATAATTATTTAAAGGCAGCAGCCTACAATTTTAGTCAGGCATGGTTTAAAGTTCGGGGTTACGATTCTAGTTATGGAACCATTTTGATTAATGGTATTGAAATGAATAAATTATATGATGGCAGACCTCAGTGGAGTAATTGGGGCGGTTTAAATGATGCATTTAGAAATCAGGAGTTTACAAACGGAATTGCACCTTCGTCAATTACTTTTGGAGGAATATTAGGAACTACTAATTTTAGTACAAGGGCTTCTGATTATCAAAAGGTATCAAAAATTTCGTTGTCTTCAACCAATAAAAGTTATACAGGTAGATTAATGGCAACTTATGCAACAGGTTTAAATAAAAATAATTGGGCTTTTGTAGTTTCAACCTCTCGTAGAATTGCTAATGAAGGGTATTTTGAAGGAACGTCATACAATGCTTGGGCAACCTTTTTAGCGGTAGAGAAAAAACTAAATAGTAAACACAGTTTAAATTTAACGGTTTTTGTAGCGCCAAATAGAAGAGGAAAATCATCACCAAATACGCAAGAAGTTTATGATTTAAAAGGATATAGATACAATTCATATTGGGGTAATCAACAAGGTGATAGCAGGAACTCACGTATTAAAGAAATTGTTGAACCAGTTCTAATGTTAAGTTATTATTATACAACTAAAAAAAGTTCTTTAAAAACTACATTGGCATACCAATTTGGGCATATTGGAAATAGTAGGTTAGGCTATTTTAATGCTCCAAACCCAGACCCAACATATTGGAAAAAATTACCTAGTAGTTTTTTGCGTTACAGTGATAATTTGGATTTTGAAAATGCGTATTTAGCCGAACAAGAAATTTTAAATAATGGACAATTGAATTGGAATGAAATGTACGAAATAAATACAATTAATAGCAACTCATTGTATTATTTGTATGAAGATAGCCTTGATGATTCTCAAGTTACATTTAACACAACGTACAATGCAGTTTTAACTAATAATTTAAATTTAAATATAGGTGTTACCTATAAAAATTTAAATTCTAGCAATTATGCAAATATGTTAGATTTGTTAGGAGGTAATACTTTTGTAGATTTAGACCAATACGCTGAGGGTGATGCACAACAAAATGATTTAAACAACCCTAATAAAAGAGTAGGTGTTAATGAAAAATTTCAATACAACTATAAGATAAAAGCATCAATAGCAAGTTTTTTTTCACAAATACAAATTACTAAAAGAAAATTAGATTACTTTCTAGGTGTTAACGTTAAAAGCACAAATTATCAACGTGATGGATTGTATCAAAATGGAACATATTCAAACAATTCTTTTGGGAAAAGCAACAAACAATTTTTTTTCGATTTTAGTGCAAAAGGAGGAATAACCTATAAATTCACGGGACGTCATTTATTAACGTTAAATGGTGCTTATATTTCAAATGCTCCAACAATTAAAACTACTTTTTCAAACGCAAGGGTAAATAATAATATTGTGCCAAATTTATTTAGTGAAAAAATTGTAACAGGAGATATAAGTTATGTTTTAAGGCTTCCAAAAATTCAAACAAGAGTAACTGCTTATTACACAAAATTTAATAATACTATTGAAACATCTTTCTTTTTTGCAGAAGGTTTGTTAGGGAATCAAGCCGATTTTGTAAATGAAATTATTACAGGTGTCGATAAAAAAAATATAGGAGCTGAGTTAAGTTTTGAATACCAAGTTACGCCAGAAATAAAGCTATTATTAGCAGGTTCTTTGGGGCAATACACGTATGATAATAACCCTCAACTGTATATTCAATCAGAAAGTTTTATTGGAGAAGACAGTGATTTTGGAATTTCCTATTTAAAAAATTATCGTATTTCTGGAACGCCTCAACGTGCTTATTCATTAGGATTTGAGTATAGAGATCCTAATTTTTGGTGGTTTCAAGCAAATGCAAATCTTTTATCAAATAACTATTTAGATATTTCTCCATTATTACGCACCAACAATTTTTTTACAGATTCAGATGGGATTCCATTTGTTGATGAAGAAACAGGAGTTCAAGTTACTCAAGAGCAAGTAAATTCATTATTAAATCAAGAAAAGTTTGATGCTGCCTTTTTAGTGAATATTGTAGGGGGTAAATCCTGGCTGGTGAATCATAATTATGTTGGGTTTTTTCTAAGTGTTAACAATGTACTAGGTAAACTGTTTAAAACAGGAGGTTTTGAACAATCTAGAAATGCAAATTACCCTGAACTAAAACAAGACAAACAATTAGATAAACCAATTTTTGGCCCCAAATATTGGTATGGAAACAATACATCATATTATTTAAATTTATATATGAGATTTTAA